The Streptomyces collinus DNA segment ACCAGGACGTACATCAGGGTCGTCACGACCGAGCGCCAGTAGCGCGGGTCCTCGGTGAACATCTGCACGTAGTTGCGCAGGCCCACCCACTTCGGCGGGCTGAACAGGTCGTAGTCGGTGAACGACAGGTACAGCGACACGGCCATCGGCAGCAGTGTCAGGACGATCGCGCCGAGCACCCAGGGTGAGAGGAACACCCAGGCGGCGCCCTCGCGTTCACGCTGGGGGCGGCGCTTCGGGGCGGCGGCCGGGGCGTTCCTCGCCTCCGGGGGGATCGCGGTGGTGGTCATGACCTCAGCTCCGCCTTCGCCTCGGTGACGTAGTTCTCGGCCGCTTCGCGGGGCGACATGCGTGCGTAGGACACCTGGTCGTAGTCGCGCTGGAAGGTGCTCTGGAGGGCGTTGTCGCCCGAGGGCGGGGCCTGGGGCGGGTCCTTGAGCTTGCCCTCCAGGGACGCCTGGAAGCCGGCGATGGTCTTGTCGAAGTCCTTGAGCTGCGGGCCGATCTCGGCACGGATCGTCTCGTTGACGGGGATGCCGCGGCTCGCGCCGAGGATCTTCGCGGCCTCCCGGTCGTTGATCATGAAGTCGACGAGCTGAGCCGCCTCCTTCGGGTGGCCGGTGCGGGCCGAGACGCCCAGGAACATGGACGGCTTGAAGTACTGGCCGGGCGTGCCGTCCTCGCCGGACGGCACGGGCGCGAGGGCGATGCCGGTCGGTATCAGGGCGACGAAGCCGCTCGCGGGGGCGTCCCAGTTGGCGTCGGTGACGGACGTGCCGCGTCCCAGCGGGGTGTTCTCGACGGAGCCGTCGAGCTGGGTGGTCTGCTCGGCGGGCGAGACGGCGCCCTCGCGGCGCAGTTCGTCGGTGAAGGTCCACCAGCGGGTGAGGTCGGCGGCGGTGAAGCCGAGCCCGCCGTCCTTCGTGTAGAGGGCCTTGCCCTGGCCGCGCAGCCAGACCTCGAAGGCGTCCTCGCTCTGACCGGGGTCGGTCGCCCCGGGCTTGCCGGTCTTCTTCGCGAGGGCCCGCATCGTGTCC contains these protein-coding regions:
- a CDS encoding ABC transporter substrate-binding protein — translated: MPGNRTKGFCASAVALALCAVLAGCGGSGESAGGGKVVLRYTWWGNPDRAERTERAVALFEQQHPDVDVTTSFSGYDAYKQKLATQAAGGDAPDVMQLDYRQIDQYASGGVLLDLARQKSVLRTSEIDPGLLATGRVDDVQYAIPQGRGTETVAYDVRTWKKSGVPLPGKSWTWSQWADTMRALAKKTGKPGATDPGQSEDAFEVWLRGQGKALYTKDGGLGFTAADLTRWWTFTDELRREGAVSPAEQTTQLDGSVENTPLGRGTSVTDANWDAPASGFVALIPTGIALAPVPSGEDGTPGQYFKPSMFLGVSARTGHPKEAAQLVDFMINDREAAKILGASRGIPVNETIRAEIGPQLKDFDKTIAGFQASLEGKLKDPPQAPPSGDNALQSTFQRDYDQVSYARMSPREAAENYVTEAKAELRS